In one window of Pseudobdellovibrionaceae bacterium DNA:
- the ctaD gene encoding cytochrome c oxidase subunit I, which yields MSSAAHADRSHNYLNHEKGLWSWLSTLDHKRIGILYMISVMIFFLLGGTFAMLIRWELFSPGETIMTAKQYNQVMTFHGAIMVFMVIIPGIPAFLGNFFLPLQIGAKDVAFPRVNLMSWYCLIIGAAVAFFSLFYHGADTGWTFYTPYSIKTSNGTTWMVVGAFIMGFSSILTGLNFIATVHKLRAPGMTFFNMPLFIWALYSTAILQVLATPVLGITLILLVAERTLGIGIFDPALGGDPVLFQHFFWFYSHPAVYIMILPAMGVVSELITAFSRKVIFGYKAIAFSSVGIAAVSFFVWGHHMFVSTQSELAGIIFSFLTMLVGVPTAIKTFNWVATLYKGSISFQAPLLFALGFLFLFTIGGVTGIFLATTAINVHFHDTYFVVAHFHYVMVGGTLMAIMGGIYYWFPKMFGKMVNDYWARVTFVLIFIGFNVTFFPQFILGAMGMPRRYFDYLEPYTSLNQISSIGAWTIGLGFLIALGVIIHGWLNGEEAGDNPWGAKTLEWQTTSPPPHENFYDEPVVTAGPYEYR from the coding sequence ATGTCCTCAGCGGCTCACGCAGATCGGTCACACAACTACCTAAACCATGAAAAGGGTTTATGGTCGTGGCTGTCCACATTGGATCATAAGCGTATCGGAATCTTATATATGATTTCGGTTATGATATTCTTTCTGCTTGGTGGTACTTTTGCCATGCTGATTCGGTGGGAGCTTTTCAGCCCCGGCGAAACCATTATGACAGCCAAGCAATACAACCAAGTGATGACTTTTCATGGGGCCATTATGGTGTTCATGGTGATCATCCCGGGGATCCCGGCCTTCTTGGGTAACTTCTTTTTGCCGCTGCAAATTGGGGCAAAAGATGTAGCGTTTCCAAGAGTCAATTTAATGAGTTGGTACTGCCTTATTATTGGCGCAGCCGTTGCATTTTTCTCTTTGTTTTATCATGGCGCTGATACAGGTTGGACCTTCTACACGCCCTACAGTATTAAAACCAGCAACGGAACCACGTGGATGGTGGTCGGAGCCTTTATTATGGGCTTTTCTTCGATCCTGACGGGATTGAATTTTATTGCTACGGTTCACAAGCTGCGTGCTCCGGGAATGACCTTTTTTAATATGCCACTTTTTATTTGGGCTTTGTACTCAACGGCCATATTGCAGGTCTTAGCCACTCCCGTTTTGGGCATTACACTCATATTATTAGTTGCTGAGCGCACTCTTGGTATTGGAATCTTCGATCCCGCCTTGGGTGGTGATCCGGTGCTTTTTCAGCACTTCTTTTGGTTTTATTCGCACCCAGCTGTTTACATTATGATTTTACCGGCCATGGGTGTGGTGAGCGAGTTGATCACCGCGTTTTCTCGAAAGGTCATTTTTGGCTATAAAGCCATTGCCTTTTCTAGTGTGGGTATTGCTGCCGTAAGTTTCTTTGTTTGGGGTCACCATATGTTTGTGAGTACTCAATCAGAGCTTGCAGGGATTATCTTTTCATTTTTGACCATGTTGGTGGGTGTACCCACAGCTATTAAAACGTTTAACTGGGTGGCCACTTTGTATAAGGGGTCTATTTCTTTTCAGGCGCCACTTCTGTTTGCCCTAGGGTTTTTGTTCTTGTTCACCATTGGCGGTGTGACAGGGATTTTTCTTGCGACCACGGCGATCAACGTTCACTTTCATGACACCTATTTTGTGGTGGCGCATTTCCACTATGTGATGGTGGGTGGGACGCTGATGGCCATTATGGGTGGAATTTATTATTGGTTCCCCAAAATGTTTGGCAAAATGGTCAATGACTATTGGGCTCGAGTCACTTTTGTGCTGATTTTTATTGGGTTCAACGTGACCTTTTTCCCACAGTTTATTCTTGGTGCCATGGGAATGCCCCGTCGGTACTTTGATTATCTTGAACCATATACCAGCCTGAACCAAATCAGCTCTATAGGAGCGTGGACAATTGGTCTTGGGTTTTTGATAGCCTTGGGAGTTATCATCCATGGTTGGTTAAATGGTGAAGAGGCGGGTGACAACCCATGGGGTGCTAAAACTTTAGAGTGGCAAACCACTTCTCCGCCTCCACATGAAAATTTTTACGATGAACCCGTAGTCACGGCAGGTCCCTATGAGTACCGTTAA